One Deinococcus grandis DNA window includes the following coding sequences:
- the tnpC gene encoding IS66 family transposase: MSEVPCPNCKRLEARVRELEAQLAEVLAELRTIKAQLARNSTTSSQPPSQDKPWQPKSERQKTGRSSGAQPDHPGKTLKMSAHPDVIVDLPVTGHCTCGQAWDDVPVDTQVARQVHDLPDLHLQVTEYRADVKICPGCRSRQRAPFPTHVTAQVQYGPRVHALTVYLNVAHFVPLERTSEILHAVCGARPSDGTIALNLNLAAERLQDFEGRLRTALTHQPVLHADETGSPVNGKLHWMHVVSCAQLTFYGQHARRGLAALEHMKVLPKYTGILVHDAWSSYFKLPAQHALCGAHLLRELRGLAEHHGQVWAGALRESLRTVYHDLNAGTLSPEARTAFERRFDELLEEGLLANPAAPPVPGRRGPTKQSHGRNLALRCQQHRAAVLLFLHDCRVPFDNNQAERDVRAWCVKRKVSGGFRSEEGGCNFARIRSYISTLQKQGLSVWEGLVSVFTGDVLMPNFNP, from the coding sequence ATCAGCGAGGTCCCCTGCCCAAACTGCAAACGACTCGAGGCACGCGTCCGTGAACTCGAAGCCCAGCTCGCTGAGGTGCTGGCTGAACTTCGCACCATCAAAGCTCAACTGGCCCGAAACAGCACCACATCCAGTCAGCCTCCCAGTCAGGACAAGCCCTGGCAGCCCAAGAGTGAGCGCCAGAAGACCGGCCGGTCTTCTGGCGCTCAACCCGATCACCCCGGCAAGACCCTCAAGATGTCCGCGCATCCCGACGTCATCGTCGATCTCCCGGTGACGGGACACTGCACCTGCGGGCAGGCCTGGGATGACGTTCCAGTCGACACCCAGGTCGCTCGACAGGTTCATGACCTCCCCGACCTCCACCTTCAGGTCACCGAATACCGCGCCGACGTCAAGATCTGCCCTGGATGTCGTTCCCGGCAGCGAGCACCCTTCCCCACGCACGTCACGGCTCAGGTGCAATACGGTCCACGGGTCCACGCCTTGACGGTGTATCTGAACGTGGCGCACTTCGTGCCCCTCGAACGCACCAGTGAAATCCTGCACGCGGTCTGCGGAGCACGCCCGAGTGATGGCACCATCGCGCTGAACCTGAATCTGGCAGCGGAGCGACTGCAGGACTTTGAAGGGCGACTCAGGACAGCCCTGACACATCAACCGGTGCTGCATGCAGATGAGACCGGCAGCCCGGTGAACGGGAAGCTGCACTGGATGCATGTCGTGAGCTGCGCGCAGCTCACGTTCTACGGCCAGCATGCCCGGCGCGGCCTCGCGGCACTGGAGCACATGAAGGTCCTGCCGAAGTACACCGGCATCCTGGTCCACGACGCCTGGAGCTCGTACTTCAAACTTCCGGCACAGCATGCCCTGTGCGGAGCTCATCTGTTGCGGGAGCTGCGGGGATTGGCCGAACACCATGGGCAGGTGTGGGCTGGCGCACTTCGGGAATCGCTGAGGACGGTGTATCACGACCTGAACGCCGGGACGCTGAGCCCAGAGGCCCGCACGGCGTTTGAACGGCGATTTGATGAACTGCTTGAGGAGGGCTTGCTGGCCAACCCAGCCGCGCCGCCCGTTCCAGGGCGACGCGGTCCGACGAAGCAGTCACATGGGCGGAATCTGGCGTTGCGGTGCCAGCAGCACCGCGCAGCGGTGCTGCTGTTCCTACATGACTGCCGAGTGCCGTTTGATAACAATCAGGCGGAGCGGGACGTGCGGGCATGGTGCGTGAAACGCAAGGTATCTGGAGGATTCCGGTCCGAGGAGGGTGGGTGCAATTTCGCTCGGATCAGGAGTTACATTTCCACGTTGCAGAAGCAAGGTCTCAGCGTCTGGGAGGGCTTGGTCAGCGTGTTCACGGGTGACGTGCTCATGCCTAACTTCAACCCCTGA
- a CDS encoding glutaredoxin family protein, translating to MIKMYTTTWCPDCHAAKRALTSKGLAFEEINIEQDDAAAEYVMSVNGGKRSVPTLVHGDTAASLSGFRPQKLDAFLAQAGL from the coding sequence ATGATCAAGATGTACACCACCACCTGGTGCCCCGACTGCCACGCCGCCAAACGCGCCCTGACCAGCAAGGGCCTCGCGTTCGAGGAAATCAACATCGAGCAGGACGACGCCGCCGCCGAGTACGTCATGAGCGTCAACGGCGGCAAACGCAGCGTCCCCACCCTCGTGCACGGCGACACCGCCGCCAGCCTCAGCGGCTTCCGCCCCCAGAAACTCGACGCGTTCCTCGCCCAGGCCGGACTGTAA
- the infC gene encoding translation initiation factor IF-3, translating into MMNIAKEHKVNEQIRVRQIRLIGAEGEQVGIIDTRDAMNMAREAGMDLVMVSPQAVPPVCRLLDYGRFRYEQQQNEKENRKRARAQEVKAIKFRVKIDDHDFNTKTGHVRRFLEEGHKVKVTIMFRGRERTHPELGERILVRVAESLADIGAPEGTPSMMGMDMNMIMTPRAEKPAKKERAAEDAPSTPAPSAAAAEPAPSEPVANAGA; encoded by the coding sequence GTGATGAACATAGCGAAAGAACACAAGGTCAACGAGCAGATCCGCGTGCGCCAGATCCGACTGATCGGCGCCGAAGGCGAGCAGGTGGGCATCATTGACACTCGCGACGCCATGAACATGGCCCGCGAGGCCGGGATGGACCTCGTCATGGTCAGCCCGCAGGCCGTCCCCCCCGTCTGCCGCCTGCTCGACTATGGCCGGTTCCGCTACGAGCAGCAGCAGAACGAGAAGGAAAACCGCAAGCGCGCCCGCGCCCAGGAAGTCAAGGCGATCAAGTTCCGTGTGAAGATCGACGACCACGACTTCAACACCAAGACCGGGCACGTGCGCCGCTTCCTGGAAGAAGGCCACAAGGTCAAGGTCACCATCATGTTCCGTGGCCGTGAACGCACCCACCCGGAACTCGGCGAGCGCATCCTGGTGCGCGTCGCGGAGTCCCTGGCGGACATCGGCGCGCCCGAAGGCACCCCGAGCATGATGGGCATGGACATGAACATGATCATGACCCCCCGCGCCGAGAAACCCGCGAAGAAGGAACGCGCCGCCGAGGACGCCCCCAGCACCCCGGCCCCCAGCGCAGCTGCCGCCGAGCCCGCCCCCAGCGAGCCGGTGGCGAACGCCGGCGCGTAA
- a CDS encoding amylo-alpha-1,6-glucosidase: protein MSAPVTFPFGSLTARSADLEVLLTDGLGGFALSSLSGVPTRCYSGLVASQLPPVQRRTHLVSPLEVLRVPGAGGVRETTLHALEIAPDTFEGEGLRWLTGASLSDLLPEREQLFAGVRVRRRAFMPRGSGAVVFVYDVQSRDPVALRLGGFFVDRDMHAVHERVPTLAFHGAGREVTVQGEAQTRVQVHAPGAVIDALDPRPVPQRVHYRHDLARGEPDTESTLGTPLWDLSFPAGGGRAALVVQAVTPGVAQALVLDPWAAYADEAGRRRELAVRAQVTTGVPDELVATLAVAADAYLVRRTQPQGVTVIAGYPWFADWGRDSMIALTGLTLLTGRHAEAQDLLGTFLRSLRRGLTPNNFHDDGQGAGYNTVDGALWLAVALERYVTVTGDASFAREALPQLRDLLDWHVRGTDHGIRMDPADGLLLAGEAGVQLTWMDVKIEGWVVTPRHGKPIEVQGLWLAALGAESRLSAALGEEAQFAATLARAQASFAAFWQGAYVDTLAADGTPDRSLRPNVAIALALPDTPTSPALVAATTAQLESELLSPVGLHTLSPLDGRYRGNYGGAQMQRDAAYHQGTVWPWPLTAFVELLLAQGEVGRARAALRGLSGHVLEAGLGHVSEVFAGDSLRPGGCPFQAWSVAELLRAHVLVSRAEAQAAGTQSPA from the coding sequence ATGAGTGCGCCTGTCACCTTCCCTTTCGGTTCCCTGACCGCCCGCAGCGCGGACCTGGAGGTCCTGCTGACCGACGGGCTGGGCGGCTTCGCCCTGAGCAGCCTGTCGGGCGTCCCGACCCGCTGCTACTCGGGGCTGGTGGCCAGCCAGCTGCCGCCGGTGCAGCGGCGCACGCATCTGGTCTCGCCGCTGGAGGTGCTGCGCGTGCCCGGCGCAGGCGGGGTGCGCGAGACGACCCTGCACGCCCTGGAGATCGCCCCGGACACCTTCGAGGGGGAGGGGCTGCGCTGGCTGACGGGCGCGTCACTGAGTGACCTGCTGCCCGAACGGGAGCAGCTGTTCGCGGGCGTGCGGGTGCGCCGCCGGGCGTTCATGCCGCGCGGGTCGGGCGCGGTGGTGTTCGTGTACGACGTCCAGAGCCGCGATCCGGTGGCGCTGCGGCTGGGGGGGTTCTTCGTGGACCGGGACATGCACGCCGTGCACGAGCGGGTGCCCACGCTGGCCTTCCACGGGGCGGGCCGCGAGGTGACGGTGCAGGGCGAGGCGCAGACGCGGGTGCAGGTGCACGCGCCGGGCGCGGTGATCGACGCCCTGGACCCCCGGCCTGTGCCGCAGCGGGTGCACTACCGGCACGATCTGGCGCGTGGCGAGCCGGACACCGAGTCCACGCTGGGCACGCCGCTGTGGGACCTGAGCTTCCCGGCGGGCGGGGGCCGCGCGGCGCTGGTGGTGCAGGCGGTCACGCCGGGCGTGGCGCAGGCGCTGGTTCTCGACCCGTGGGCGGCGTACGCCGACGAGGCCGGGCGCCGCCGCGAACTGGCCGTGCGGGCACAGGTCACGACGGGCGTGCCGGATGAACTGGTCGCCACGCTGGCCGTCGCGGCGGACGCGTACCTGGTGCGCCGCACGCAGCCGCAGGGGGTGACGGTCATCGCCGGGTACCCGTGGTTCGCGGACTGGGGCCGCGACTCCATGATCGCCCTGACCGGCCTGACCCTGCTGACCGGGCGGCACGCCGAGGCGCAAGACCTCCTGGGCACGTTCCTGCGCAGCCTGCGCCGGGGCCTGACGCCGAACAACTTCCACGACGACGGGCAGGGCGCCGGGTACAACACGGTGGACGGCGCGCTTTGGCTGGCGGTGGCGCTGGAACGGTACGTGACCGTCACCGGCGACGCGAGTTTCGCGCGGGAGGCGCTGCCGCAGCTGCGCGACCTGCTCGACTGGCACGTGCGCGGCACCGATCACGGCATCCGCATGGACCCGGCGGACGGGCTGCTGCTGGCGGGCGAGGCGGGTGTGCAGCTCACGTGGATGGACGTGAAGATCGAGGGCTGGGTCGTCACGCCCCGCCACGGGAAACCCATCGAGGTGCAGGGCCTGTGGCTGGCCGCGCTGGGCGCCGAGTCGCGCCTGTCGGCGGCGCTGGGTGAGGAGGCGCAGTTCGCGGCTACCCTGGCGCGCGCGCAGGCCAGCTTCGCGGCGTTCTGGCAGGGCGCGTACGTGGACACCCTGGCGGCGGACGGCACGCCGGACCGCAGCCTCCGCCCGAACGTGGCGATCGCGCTGGCACTGCCGGACACGCCCACCAGCCCCGCGCTGGTTGCCGCGACGACCGCGCAGCTGGAATCGGAACTCCTCTCCCCTGTCGGGCTGCACACGCTGTCCCCGCTGGACGGGCGGTACCGGGGTAACTACGGGGGCGCGCAGATGCAGCGGGACGCGGCGTACCATCAGGGGACCGTGTGGCCCTGGCCCTTGACGGCGTTCGTGGAACTGCTGCTGGCGCAGGGCGAGGTCGGGCGGGCGCGCGCGGCGCTGCGCGGCCTGAGCGGGCACGTGCTCGAAGCCGGGCTGGGGCACGTGTCGGAGGTGTTCGCCGGGGACAGCCTGCGGCCCGGCGGGTGCCCGTTCCAGGCGTGGAGCGTGGCGGAACTGCTGCGCGCCCACGTGCTGGTCAGCCGGGCCGAGGCGCAGGCGGCAGGCACGCAAAGCCCGGCGTAA
- a CDS encoding NUDIX hydrolase, translating into MTDLALPRGATQVGLAVDVAAFAMHASELHVLLVQRGELPHARDWALPGGFVHPGEELHEAALRELRTETSVELEPRHLEQFFTFGEINRDPRGRIVSVAHLAVLPHGTVSVSGGGHTLGAEWMPAHRTPKLAFDHQAILDRALGRLQLRLEYANLALEFLPDTFTLPELQGVYEAILNRKLDKRNFRKRLLAQGSLTPSGERRSGVGRPAQLYRRAKGTRTPAL; encoded by the coding sequence GTGACCGACCTCGCGCTGCCCCGCGGCGCCACGCAGGTCGGCCTGGCCGTGGACGTCGCCGCGTTCGCCATGCACGCTTCTGAACTGCACGTCCTGCTCGTACAGCGCGGCGAACTCCCGCACGCGCGCGACTGGGCGCTGCCCGGCGGCTTCGTGCACCCCGGCGAGGAACTCCACGAGGCGGCCCTGCGCGAACTGCGCACCGAGACCAGCGTGGAACTCGAACCCCGCCACCTCGAACAGTTCTTCACGTTCGGGGAGATCAACCGCGACCCGCGCGGCCGGATCGTCAGCGTCGCGCACCTCGCGGTGCTGCCGCACGGCACGGTCAGCGTCAGCGGCGGCGGGCACACCCTGGGCGCCGAGTGGATGCCCGCCCACCGCACGCCGAAACTGGCCTTCGACCACCAGGCGATCCTGGACCGCGCGCTGGGCCGCCTGCAGCTGCGGCTGGAATACGCGAACCTCGCGCTGGAGTTCCTGCCCGACACCTTCACCCTGCCCGAGTTGCAGGGCGTGTACGAGGCGATCCTGAACCGCAAACTGGACAAACGGAACTTCCGCAAGCGGCTGCTCGCGCAGGGCAGCCTGACGCCCAGCGGCGAGCGCCGCAGCGGTGTGGGCCGCCCCGCGCAGCTGTACCGCCGCGCCAAGGGCACTCGCACCCCCGCGCTGTAA
- a CDS encoding YbaB/EbfC family nucleoid-associated protein: MDMKKLMKQMQQAQMAATKIQEDLAAKSVEGSASGLVTVTMNGHGKVTALKIKPEAVDADDVEALEDLILVAIQDAGAKADALQQDATRGLGIPGF, encoded by the coding sequence ATGGACATGAAGAAGCTCATGAAGCAGATGCAGCAGGCGCAGATGGCCGCCACGAAGATCCAGGAGGATCTGGCCGCCAAGTCCGTCGAGGGCAGTGCCAGCGGTCTGGTGACCGTGACCATGAACGGGCACGGGAAGGTCACGGCGCTGAAGATCAAGCCCGAAGCGGTGGACGCCGACGACGTCGAGGCGCTGGAGGACCTGATCCTCGTGGCGATTCAGGACGCCGGGGCGAAGGCGGACGCGTTGCAGCAGGACGCCACGCGCGGGCTGGGCATTCCCGGCTTCTGA
- the recR gene encoding recombination mediator RecR, with product MKYPPSLVALIRELSRLPGIGPKSAQRLAFHLFEQPREDIERLSRALLEAKRDLHTCPVCFNITDAERCDVCSDPSRDQGVICVVEEPGDVIAIERSGEYRGLYHVLHGVLSPMNGVGPDKLHIRPLLPRVQEGQEVILATGTTVEGDATALYLQRLLEPLGAVVSRIAYGLPVGGALEYADEVTLGRALAGRQRVSKPQG from the coding sequence GTGAAGTACCCCCCATCGTTGGTGGCGCTCATCCGTGAGCTGTCGCGCCTGCCCGGCATCGGGCCGAAGAGCGCGCAGCGGCTGGCGTTCCATCTGTTCGAGCAGCCCCGCGAGGACATCGAGCGCCTGTCGCGGGCGCTGCTGGAAGCCAAGCGTGATCTGCACACCTGCCCGGTGTGTTTCAACATCACGGACGCCGAGAGGTGCGACGTGTGCAGCGACCCCAGCCGCGATCAGGGCGTGATCTGCGTCGTGGAGGAACCCGGCGACGTGATCGCCATCGAGCGCAGCGGCGAGTACCGCGGCCTGTATCACGTCCTGCACGGCGTGCTGAGTCCCATGAACGGCGTGGGGCCGGACAAGTTGCACATCCGTCCGCTGCTGCCGCGCGTGCAGGAGGGACAGGAGGTCATCCTGGCGACCGGCACGACCGTGGAGGGCGATGCGACGGCGCTGTACCTGCAGCGACTGCTGGAGCCGCTGGGTGCGGTCGTGAGCCGTATCGCGTACGGGCTGCCGGTGGGCGGCGCGCTGGAGTACGCGGACGAGGTGACGCTGGGCCGCGCGCTGGCCGGACGTCAGCGCGTCAGCAAACCGCAGGGCTGA
- a CDS encoding polysaccharide deacetylase family protein codes for MRRVAWTAALLTPVLLAEVLGRAAGWGALGHGPRDRWRVAVTFDDGPGERTPDLLAILARHRARATFFVTRPAAQTHPELLDAIEQAGHTLDAHGIWHRTALTLTPWQEWAQVAWHPRPARPGPHLYRPPYGGHSPLTRLFAHLSGRQVALWDTEGRDWTGGDPATLAAQTLARVQPGSVILLHDGPAVTPALLDALLSGLGERGLEVVPMHELPARRITLREGLTRLRASYGA; via the coding sequence GTGAGGCGCGTCGCCTGGACCGCCGCGCTCCTGACCCCCGTCCTGCTGGCCGAAGTCCTGGGCCGCGCTGCCGGGTGGGGCGCCCTGGGTCACGGCCCGCGCGACCGCTGGCGGGTCGCCGTGACCTTCGACGACGGCCCCGGCGAGCGCACCCCGGACCTGCTGGCGATCCTGGCCCGCCACCGCGCGCGCGCCACGTTCTTCGTCACCCGCCCGGCCGCGCAGACCCACCCGGAGCTGCTGGACGCCATCGAACAGGCCGGGCACACCCTGGACGCCCACGGCATCTGGCACCGCACCGCCCTGACCCTGACCCCCTGGCAGGAGTGGGCGCAGGTCGCGTGGCACCCCCGCCCCGCGCGGCCCGGCCCGCACCTGTACCGCCCGCCCTACGGTGGGCACAGCCCCCTGACCCGCCTGTTCGCGCACCTGTCCGGGCGGCAGGTGGCCCTGTGGGACACCGAGGGCCGCGACTGGACCGGCGGCGACCCCGCCACGCTGGCCGCGCAGACCCTGGCGCGCGTGCAGCCCGGCAGCGTGATCCTCCTGCACGACGGGCCCGCCGTGACGCCCGCCCTGCTCGACGCCCTGCTGAGCGGCCTGGGAGAACGTGGGTTAGAGGTCGTCCCCATGCACGAACTGCCCGCGCGGCGCATCACCCTCCGCGAGGGGCTGACTCGACTACGCGCCAGCTACGGCGCCTGA
- a CDS encoding MFS transporter, with the protein MNLRERLPFQPGTARAVVIAALSLAAAEFVRSGLYLPYLGQSPRVQAQLDLPATVVGLAWAAHVLTDTVMRGPAGLLIARVGLRWAMIAGTAVSLLAISLLPAAHSGLTLLLIAALHGVGFSVMWPGTMNLTADVTRQTAQGRTLTVVGMSVSSMIGLGFFAYGSLRAAPPEQVYLLSLGALILSLVMAVLLPARAVRGPAREALRGDALKATLRRVTPLLPAALMQTVTLSLFGQVLYKIADALSLSTAQIVSVLVVGGAVAFACIPLLGKIADRGRAVPVLIGGYALIAAGMLGLAALPPLWAMYPLAALVGVGFAGVQPGWGALVTRTLPAAQRPAAWGVLMTVENGGTALSPLLGVLAFERFGAGGPFGLAAGLATLVTAFYLLLRPLFARAAQEQEAAPQDAPA; encoded by the coding sequence GTGAACCTGCGCGAGCGCCTGCCCTTCCAGCCCGGCACTGCCCGCGCCGTCGTGATCGCCGCGCTGTCCCTGGCCGCCGCCGAATTCGTCCGCAGCGGCCTGTACCTCCCGTACCTGGGGCAGAGCCCCCGCGTGCAGGCGCAACTGGACCTCCCGGCGACCGTGGTGGGCCTCGCCTGGGCCGCGCACGTCCTGACCGACACCGTCATGCGCGGCCCGGCCGGGCTGCTGATCGCCCGGGTGGGCCTGCGCTGGGCCATGATCGCCGGGACGGCCGTGAGCCTGCTCGCCATCAGCCTGCTGCCCGCCGCGCACAGCGGGCTGACCCTGCTGCTCATCGCGGCGCTGCACGGCGTGGGCTTCTCGGTCATGTGGCCCGGCACCATGAACCTCACGGCGGACGTGACCCGACAGACCGCGCAGGGCCGCACCCTGACCGTCGTCGGCATGAGCGTGTCCTCCATGATCGGGCTGGGCTTCTTCGCGTACGGGTCGCTGCGCGCCGCGCCGCCCGAACAGGTGTACCTCCTGAGCCTGGGCGCGCTGATCCTGTCCCTGGTGATGGCCGTGCTGCTCCCCGCGCGCGCCGTGCGCGGCCCCGCGCGCGAGGCCCTGCGCGGCGACGCCCTGAAAGCCACGCTGCGCCGCGTGACGCCCCTGCTGCCCGCCGCGCTGATGCAGACCGTGACGCTGTCCCTGTTCGGGCAGGTGCTGTACAAGATCGCCGACGCGCTGAGCCTGAGTACCGCGCAGATCGTCAGCGTGCTCGTCGTGGGCGGCGCGGTCGCCTTCGCGTGCATCCCGCTGCTCGGCAAGATCGCCGACCGGGGCCGCGCCGTGCCCGTCCTGATCGGCGGGTACGCGCTGATCGCCGCCGGGATGCTCGGCCTGGCCGCGCTGCCGCCCCTGTGGGCCATGTACCCGCTCGCGGCGCTCGTCGGCGTGGGATTCGCCGGGGTGCAGCCCGGCTGGGGCGCCCTGGTGACCCGCACCCTGCCCGCCGCGCAGCGCCCCGCCGCGTGGGGCGTCCTGATGACCGTCGAGAACGGCGGCACCGCCCTGAGCCCCCTGCTGGGCGTCCTGGCCTTCGAACGCTTCGGCGCCGGCGGCCCCTTCGGACTGGCAGCCGGACTGGCGACGCTGGTCACGGCGTTCTACCTGCTGCTGCGGCCCCTGTTCGCCCGCGCCGCGCAGGAACAGGAAGCCGCGCCCCAGGACGCCCCGGCGTGA
- a CDS encoding glycosyltransferase, translated as MPDFTVVIPARNEAKYLPLTLRALERQTRPPREVIVVDNGSRDATMEIARAAGARVLRCEERGVARARQMGLEAARTDWVATTDADSLPAPHWLEVLNEAAPGRTALYGPMRFSGVPRHWALASGTSYSAFLHVARLMGRPNLAGANMAFSREAALLVGGYPQVEAYEDVILGEELARTGEIAYVRRALVETSARRLDRGVLPFLWQHVRNITGHTRGYFGDDR; from the coding sequence GTGCCCGATTTCACGGTTGTCATTCCCGCCCGCAACGAGGCGAAGTACCTGCCCCTGACGCTGCGCGCGCTGGAACGGCAGACCCGGCCCCCACGCGAGGTGATCGTGGTGGACAACGGCAGCCGCGACGCGACCATGGAGATCGCCCGGGCGGCCGGCGCGCGGGTGCTGCGCTGCGAGGAACGCGGCGTGGCCCGCGCCCGTCAGATGGGCCTGGAGGCCGCGCGGACCGACTGGGTGGCGACGACCGACGCGGATTCCCTGCCCGCGCCGCACTGGCTGGAGGTCCTGAACGAGGCCGCGCCGGGCCGCACGGCGCTGTACGGCCCGATGCGTTTCTCGGGCGTGCCGCGTCACTGGGCGCTGGCGTCGGGCACGAGTTACAGCGCGTTCCTGCACGTCGCGCGGCTGATGGGCCGCCCGAACCTGGCCGGGGCGAACATGGCCTTCTCGCGCGAGGCGGCGCTGCTGGTGGGCGGGTACCCGCAGGTGGAGGCCTACGAGGACGTGATCCTGGGTGAGGAACTGGCCCGCACCGGCGAGATCGCGTACGTGCGCCGCGCGCTGGTGGAGACGAGCGCCCGGCGCCTGGACCGGGGCGTGCTGCCGTTCCTGTGGCAGCACGTGCGCAACATCACTGGTCATACGCGAGGCTACTTCGGGGATGACCGCTGA
- a CDS encoding glycosyltransferase family 4 protein, which translates to MRPLRIGLFTDTFLPDQNGIVTSVSLLSDELRAQGHHVDVVAPDFPEHIDTRPDVMRVDSLRYMFLPTYRLAWPTRRDFTHRYDVIHTHTPLTLGLSGARLARKWDIPHVATYHTHIEAYTHYVPGATALQRHTGVVTKVMALHYGRADAVITPTAGMMDVLNAMKVRNPVVIPTSIDPRALNAAPSVPSPWPEGKRRLLSVGRLAREKRFDHVLDTLAGLPDAHLVILGEGPERDHLEAHAARIGVADRVTFLGVRPWTEIGAYYRLAELFVFASDTETQGLVLQEAQLMGVPVVAVGARGTLSGVAHERSGYLVTPGDVNALIHHSRELLNDPALWARLSAGARSFGASTTPHGVAQRVLDVYSHVLGMPRAVAFQDDLSGHPRSSLAYDQ; encoded by the coding sequence ATGAGGCCGCTGCGCATCGGGCTGTTCACCGACACCTTCCTGCCGGACCAGAACGGCATCGTGACCAGCGTCAGCCTCCTGAGCGACGAACTGCGCGCACAGGGACACCACGTCGACGTGGTCGCCCCCGACTTTCCCGAACACATCGACACCCGCCCGGACGTCATGCGGGTCGACAGCCTGCGCTACATGTTCCTGCCCACCTACCGGCTGGCGTGGCCCACCCGCCGGGACTTCACGCACCGCTACGACGTGATCCACACCCACACGCCCCTGACGCTGGGGCTGTCCGGCGCGCGGCTGGCGCGCAAGTGGGACATCCCGCACGTCGCCACGTACCACACCCACATCGAGGCGTACACCCACTACGTGCCCGGCGCGACCGCCCTGCAACGCCACACCGGCGTCGTCACGAAGGTCATGGCGCTGCACTACGGCAGGGCCGACGCCGTCATCACGCCCACGGCGGGCATGATGGACGTCCTGAACGCCATGAAGGTCCGCAACCCGGTCGTGATCCCCACCAGCATCGACCCGCGCGCCCTGAACGCCGCCCCTAGCGTGCCCAGCCCCTGGCCGGAAGGGAAGCGGCGCCTGCTCAGCGTGGGCCGCCTCGCCCGCGAGAAACGCTTCGATCACGTCCTGGACACTCTGGCAGGCCTGCCCGACGCGCACCTGGTGATCCTGGGCGAGGGCCCGGAACGCGACCACCTGGAAGCGCACGCCGCCCGGATCGGCGTGGCGGACCGCGTGACGTTCCTGGGCGTGCGCCCCTGGACCGAGATCGGCGCGTACTACCGACTCGCGGAACTGTTCGTGTTCGCCAGCGACACCGAGACGCAGGGCCTCGTCCTGCAGGAGGCGCAGCTCATGGGCGTGCCGGTCGTCGCGGTCGGCGCGCGCGGCACCCTGAGCGGCGTGGCGCACGAACGCAGCGGGTACCTCGTGACGCCCGGCGACGTGAACGCCCTGATCCACCACAGCCGCGAGCTGCTGAACGACCCGGCCCTGTGGGCCCGCCTGTCTGCGGGCGCGCGCAGCTTCGGGGCCAGCACCACCCCGCACGGCGTCGCGCAGCGCGTCCTGGACGTGTACAGCCACGTGCTGGGCATGCCGCGCGCCGTGGCGTTCCAGGACGACCTCAGCGGTCATCCCCGAAGTAGCCTCGCGTATGACCAGTGA
- a CDS encoding YkoP family protein yields MAPSSTAAVRAALRAGRAGAWHGGHPGDPRVGLSVPVRSDADLRAALATLAEAGVSATLLLSPTLARDLDRARLAGHEVGGLGDPAGAPGLDVLAGTPVTTWATPERLRGLHALGTRGLHALPPGTDRPAPGALLTVDPARLPTLLADLKRLGYRPVPVRDVPDLRAGTGRDLFLHGYTRLVEDRFARQHGVIDLAQRADAVMRVAPLDHAPAPLPLPRSAHTAELHLHSPRIVGLASRSALTAYRAYLRSLRDVGAALQERPELQEAQAVFAVTLFHAPLAQAGFTLLDLPPATARWYGLGFRLLRVAYGTTRAPSEDTPKMAWLPREEFLRRYG; encoded by the coding sequence ATGGCACCTTCTTCGACCGCAGCGGTGCGCGCGGCCCTCCGGGCGGGCCGGGCGGGCGCGTGGCACGGCGGCCACCCCGGCGACCCGCGCGTGGGCCTGAGCGTCCCCGTCCGCTCGGACGCCGACCTGCGGGCCGCGCTGGCGACCCTGGCGGAGGCCGGGGTGAGCGCCACGCTGCTCCTCTCCCCCACCCTGGCCCGGGACCTGGACCGCGCCCGGCTGGCGGGCCACGAGGTGGGGGGCCTGGGCGACCCGGCGGGCGCGCCCGGGCTGGACGTCCTGGCGGGTACGCCCGTGACCACCTGGGCCACTCCGGAGCGCCTGCGTGGCCTGCACGCGCTGGGGACGCGCGGCCTGCACGCCCTGCCTCCGGGCACCGACCGGCCCGCCCCGGGCGCGCTGCTGACCGTGGACCCCGCGCGGCTGCCCACGCTGCTGGCCGACCTGAAGCGCCTGGGGTACCGCCCGGTGCCGGTGCGGGACGTGCCGGACCTGCGCGCCGGGACGGGCCGCGACCTGTTCCTGCACGGTTACACCCGGCTGGTCGAGGACCGGTTCGCGCGGCAGCACGGCGTGATCGACCTCGCGCAGCGGGCCGATGCGGTCATGCGCGTGGCGCCGCTGGATCACGCGCCCGCACCGCTGCCCCTGCCCCGCTCGGCGCACACGGCGGAACTGCACCTGCACTCGCCGCGCATCGTGGGGCTCGCCTCGCGCAGCGCCCTGACCGCGTACCGCGCGTACCTGCGCAGCCTGCGCGACGTGGGCGCGGCGTTGCAGGAGCGCCCCGAGTTGCAGGAGGCGCAGGCGGTGTTCGCGGTGACCCTCTTCCACGCGCCGCTGGCGCAGGCGGGCTTCACGCTGCTGGACCTGCCGCCCGCCACGGCCCGCTGGTACGGGCTGGGCTTCCGGCTGCTGCGCGTCGCGTACGGCACCACCCGCGCGCCCAGCGAGGACACCCCGAAGATGGCGTGGCTCCCGCGCGAGGAGTTCCTCAGGCGCTACGGCTGA